A single genomic interval of Leptospira dzoumogneensis harbors:
- a CDS encoding ABC transporter permease, with amino-acid sequence MNFFFHRSPLILLLTSRYIRGSRVTGLLSIKSRISFIVMAVGVALLIVVLSIFNGFQRQLKESLWQGGEHITIESSSNGGEIRDYQKIIKYIQNDPDLKDRIISVEGGIQSHGLIQRYNVFYPVLIKAVAVPSVDELIEHKLHNFPRIVHYDREELSHLNRESYIILGKEMEDLYNFSLGKQLTLAVPGGRFSLGKGVEVSVQNFRVSGFFKTGNYKFDSSFVYMSLPVAQKFFKMKDSVNQITIKAKSLDDLAISKRKLYRLFNSLEFEQEIDAASSLSVRTIAEEQENLLAALQLEKTIISIIVFLFIILAALGMVASVYSLVRAKRKSIGVLKALGLPASDILLIFTLNAMLVGILASLTGGVGGVFLANSLDTIIGYIEEIINLLGPSFTGSDWTPVELVPKRIYYFDKLPVDINIPFIFMVTTAATILSGIAGYFPARWAASLNPVDTIRND; translated from the coding sequence ATGAATTTCTTCTTTCATAGATCCCCCCTAATCCTACTTCTCACTTCTCGCTATATTCGAGGATCCAGAGTCACAGGATTGCTTTCGATCAAGTCCAGGATTTCGTTCATTGTCATGGCTGTCGGAGTCGCCCTTCTGATCGTAGTACTTTCTATCTTTAACGGATTCCAAAGGCAACTTAAGGAATCCTTGTGGCAGGGCGGGGAACATATTACAATTGAAAGCAGTTCCAATGGCGGGGAAATCCGAGATTACCAAAAGATCATCAAATATATACAAAACGATCCGGACCTAAAAGACCGTATCATTTCCGTAGAAGGTGGGATCCAAAGTCATGGGCTCATCCAAAGATATAACGTATTTTATCCGGTTCTTATCAAGGCAGTCGCCGTTCCGAGTGTGGATGAATTGATAGAACATAAACTTCATAATTTCCCGAGAATAGTTCATTACGATAGAGAAGAGCTAAGTCACCTGAATCGAGAGAGCTATATCATTCTAGGAAAAGAGATGGAGGACCTTTACAATTTCAGTTTGGGCAAACAACTTACTTTAGCGGTTCCCGGGGGAAGGTTCTCTCTCGGAAAAGGAGTCGAAGTAAGCGTTCAAAACTTCAGAGTATCCGGATTTTTTAAAACAGGGAATTACAAGTTCGATTCCAGCTTTGTTTACATGTCCTTACCTGTTGCTCAGAAATTTTTCAAAATGAAAGATTCCGTAAATCAGATCACTATCAAAGCAAAGTCATTGGATGATCTTGCGATCAGTAAACGTAAATTGTACAGACTATTTAATAGTTTAGAATTTGAACAAGAAATCGATGCAGCTTCTTCTTTATCCGTTAGAACGATTGCAGAAGAGCAGGAAAATCTTTTGGCAGCACTGCAGTTGGAAAAGACGATCATCTCTATTATCGTTTTCTTATTTATTATCTTGGCAGCACTCGGGATGGTCGCTTCCGTATATTCTCTAGTGAGAGCAAAACGTAAGTCTATCGGAGTTTTAAAAGCGCTCGGACTTCCTGCTTCCGATATTCTTTTGATCTTTACATTGAATGCGATGCTTGTGGGGATCTTAGCTTCTTTGACCGGCGGAGTTGGAGGAGTATTCTTAGCAAACTCACTCGATACTATTATAGGTTATATAGAAGAGATCATCAATCTTTTGGGGCCTTCTTTCACCGGTTCCGATTGGACACCTGTGGAGTTAGTTCCTAAACGAATTTATTATTTCGATAAGCTGCCGGTGGATATCAATATACCTTTTATTTTTATGGTAACTACCGCAGCTACTATACTTTCCGGGATCGCAGGATACTTCCCAGCAAGATGGGCCGCGAGCCTGAATCCTGTCGACACCATAAGGAACGACTAA
- a CDS encoding ABC transporter ATP-binding protein: protein MSIIKIRNLVKKYHILEKEFSVLDGLDMDVEEGEIFSIEGKSGIGKSTLLNILGAMDSFDSGEIEICGINLNNLDEKGKENFRAEKIAFIFQHHLLLPDFSALENVSIPLLIKGYSTSKAEKEAISMLEKVGLKERIHSHPSQLSGGESARVGVARALVAGKKLILADEPTGNLDRENSRNLMSLIQELQKDLKFSLILVTHDMELAALAHKRNQIFQGKLKPAVVPQTV, encoded by the coding sequence GTGAGCATCATTAAGATCCGAAATCTGGTCAAAAAGTATCATATCCTGGAAAAGGAATTTTCCGTACTAGATGGATTGGATATGGATGTGGAAGAAGGTGAGATCTTCTCCATCGAAGGAAAATCCGGGATCGGAAAATCCACACTACTGAATATTCTAGGAGCCATGGATAGTTTCGATTCGGGTGAGATCGAGATCTGCGGTATCAATCTAAACAATTTAGATGAGAAAGGAAAAGAAAATTTCCGCGCTGAAAAGATCGCATTCATCTTCCAACATCATCTTCTTCTTCCTGACTTCTCCGCTCTGGAGAATGTGAGCATTCCACTTTTGATCAAAGGTTATTCCACTTCTAAAGCGGAGAAGGAAGCGATCTCCATGCTGGAGAAAGTAGGACTGAAAGAAAGGATTCATTCTCATCCTTCTCAATTGTCCGGAGGAGAAAGTGCAAGAGTCGGTGTGGCAAGGGCATTAGTCGCCGGAAAAAAACTCATACTTGCAGATGAACCTACCGGGAATTTGGACAGAGAAAATTCTAGAAATCTAATGAGTCTGATCCAAGAACTACAAAAGGATCTTAAATTCAGTCTAATACTAGTGACCCACGATATGGAACTGGCAGCACTTGCTCATAAAAGAAACCAGATCTTCCAAGGAAAACTCAAACCCGCAGTGGTCCCACAAACGGTATAA
- a CDS encoding ATP--guanido phosphotransferase, whose protein sequence is MDGCIYCGLSLLDWKNRGKIGCAHCIQFLGEEYTKFIPIQAPSEWEPPSHFTAIGLWEKFRKTNWEEGLSYLDSHRLPFTYRFRIARNPKHSTYTKRTEKTDQFLNSFLEETDSQTEDLNSGKKHPILELKQRIPWNSGTLVMGDEDHIRWEYVTDSLLELNSVLKSDFLKKFEAEDKFDFQKGIGFINSCPTNSGFGDKLSVSIPARLADSGELRDFRLPTDWGFYREELKGRLVFFRKNFGPNRKNSFFNLVSYLALLVISGKDGTKASFAP, encoded by the coding sequence ATGGATGGCTGTATTTATTGCGGCTTATCCCTTCTCGACTGGAAAAATCGGGGAAAGATAGGATGCGCTCACTGCATCCAATTTTTGGGAGAAGAATACACTAAGTTTATTCCGATCCAGGCGCCTTCCGAATGGGAACCACCTTCTCATTTTACTGCAATTGGACTTTGGGAAAAATTCAGAAAAACAAATTGGGAAGAAGGTCTGTCCTATCTAGATTCTCACCGTTTACCTTTCACATATAGGTTTCGTATCGCCAGAAATCCGAAACATTCTACGTATACCAAACGTACCGAAAAAACGGACCAATTCCTAAATTCATTTTTAGAAGAGACTGATTCCCAAACCGAAGATCTAAATTCTGGAAAAAAACATCCGATCCTAGAATTAAAGCAAAGAATTCCCTGGAATTCAGGGACATTAGTGATGGGAGACGAGGATCATATTCGTTGGGAATATGTGACTGATTCCCTGCTTGAGTTAAACTCTGTCCTAAAATCCGATTTTTTAAAGAAATTCGAGGCGGAAGATAAGTTTGATTTTCAAAAAGGGATCGGATTCATCAATTCCTGTCCTACGAACTCCGGTTTTGGAGACAAACTTTCTGTTTCTATTCCGGCAAGACTTGCGGACTCGGGAGAATTAAGGGATTTCAGGCTGCCTACAGACTGGGGCTTCTATCGGGAAGAATTGAAGGGCAGATTGGTCTTTTTCCGAAAAAATTTCGGTCCAAATCGAAAAAATTCCTTTTTCAATTTGGTTTCGTATTTAGCCTTACTGGTAATAAGCGGAAAAGACGGGACAAAAGCCTCATTTGCCCCGTAA
- a CDS encoding ATP-dependent Clp protease ATP-binding subunit, whose product MLEFTKRAKRVINEIAQDEAKRLGSEFIGPEHILLGLLKEEDSVAIKILNNLNINLNELRKEVERRTRENSGTLLMDMAQGQDRYQKIIELSKEEAKRLKHNYVGTEHILLALLRDNNNIAGGALYSFSVNYNVIKGEILRLLGAPPTSTVGVSSQPTAQPGTPRAEKTKTPILDEFARDLTQLARDKKLDPVVGRSNEIQRVIQILSRKTKNNPVLVGESGVGKTAIVEGLALAIVEKNVPDLLFDKRVLSLDLASLIAGTKYRGEFEERLKKIMKEISSSNNIIIFIDELHTLIGAGAAEGAVDAANILKPALARGELQCIGATTSTEYRKYIERDSALERRFQVVKVAEPSVDDAIQILTGLKKAYEAHHKVRYSDRALEQSVKLSHRYINDRYLPDKAIDIIDEAGAKARLANCARPQAVKDLEEEIKSLSQKKEDLVRSQEYEKAAGVRDEVNRKKQVLEEKIRSWQEKLDDFAVSIDEDDILSVVSQWTGIPLQRMEENESSRLLRLEEELKLRVVGQDEAIEKIAKSVRRARTGFKAERRPTGSFIFLGPTGVGKTELAKALAEFLFGDQDAMLRVDMSEYMEPHAVSRLIGAPPGYVGYDDGGQLTEFVRKKPYSIILLDEIEKAHHDIFNVLLQVMEEGNLTDTKGRKVNFRDAIIIMTSNIGAKEISSTVRLGFEDRSGETDKYKSDQAREQLKKHFNPEFLNRVDEVVYFKPLRKEELMAIMDIMIRDTNKRLLDKKIKIDLTQEAKDHFMDIGYDEKFGARPLRRVFQRELEDYMAVQTLKGAYKEPTKITVAFKEGKLDFLEEVWTDYKPADQGSDGGNSPNNPERSEEPALV is encoded by the coding sequence ATGTTGGAATTTACTAAAAGAGCAAAACGAGTAATCAACGAGATCGCGCAAGACGAAGCAAAACGTCTTGGTAGCGAATTTATCGGCCCTGAGCATATCTTATTAGGATTGTTAAAGGAAGAAGATTCGGTCGCGATAAAAATACTGAATAACCTGAACATCAACCTGAACGAACTTCGTAAAGAAGTAGAGCGCAGGACCAGGGAGAACTCCGGCACATTGTTGATGGACATGGCCCAAGGACAGGATCGATACCAAAAAATTATCGAACTATCTAAGGAAGAAGCCAAACGTCTGAAACACAACTATGTTGGAACCGAACATATCCTTCTAGCGTTATTAAGAGATAATAATAATATCGCAGGCGGAGCGTTATACTCCTTTAGCGTGAATTATAATGTGATCAAGGGAGAGATCTTACGTTTGTTAGGAGCTCCTCCTACAAGCACAGTAGGTGTATCCAGCCAGCCGACCGCTCAACCTGGAACTCCTCGTGCTGAAAAAACGAAAACTCCAATCTTGGATGAGTTCGCAAGAGATCTTACTCAACTAGCCAGAGATAAAAAACTGGATCCGGTTGTGGGGAGGTCCAACGAGATCCAAAGGGTGATCCAAATCCTTTCTCGTAAAACTAAGAATAACCCAGTATTAGTTGGAGAGTCCGGAGTTGGTAAAACAGCAATCGTAGAAGGACTCGCGCTTGCGATCGTAGAGAAGAATGTTCCGGACCTTCTATTCGATAAACGTGTACTTTCCTTGGATCTAGCAAGCTTGATCGCAGGAACCAAGTATCGCGGAGAATTCGAAGAAAGATTAAAGAAGATCATGAAAGAAATTTCTTCTTCTAATAATATCATCATATTTATCGATGAGTTGCATACTCTGATCGGAGCTGGTGCGGCAGAAGGAGCGGTAGACGCAGCAAATATCCTGAAACCTGCACTTGCAAGAGGGGAATTGCAATGTATCGGAGCTACTACCAGCACAGAATACCGCAAGTATATAGAGCGTGATTCTGCATTGGAAAGAAGGTTCCAAGTAGTAAAAGTTGCAGAACCTTCCGTAGACGATGCTATCCAAATCCTTACAGGACTCAAAAAAGCATACGAAGCTCACCACAAGGTGCGCTACTCTGATCGTGCTTTGGAACAATCCGTTAAGTTATCACATAGATATATCAATGATAGATATTTACCTGACAAGGCGATCGACATCATAGACGAAGCGGGTGCAAAAGCAAGACTTGCAAATTGCGCTCGTCCTCAAGCGGTAAAAGACTTGGAAGAAGAGATCAAATCACTTTCTCAAAAGAAAGAAGATCTGGTCCGTTCTCAAGAGTATGAAAAAGCTGCTGGAGTTCGCGACGAAGTAAATCGTAAGAAACAAGTTCTGGAAGAAAAGATCAGATCTTGGCAGGAGAAACTGGACGATTTCGCGGTTTCTATCGACGAAGACGATATTCTTTCGGTGGTTTCTCAGTGGACCGGAATTCCATTACAAAGAATGGAAGAGAACGAATCTTCTAGACTACTTCGTTTGGAAGAAGAGCTTAAACTAAGAGTTGTCGGTCAGGACGAAGCTATCGAGAAGATCGCAAAATCCGTTCGTAGAGCACGCACTGGATTCAAAGCAGAGCGTAGACCTACCGGATCCTTTATCTTCCTCGGACCTACCGGTGTAGGTAAAACCGAGTTAGCGAAAGCGCTTGCTGAGTTCTTATTCGGAGACCAAGATGCTATGCTTCGTGTGGATATGTCCGAGTATATGGAACCGCATGCAGTTAGTAGATTGATCGGTGCTCCTCCAGGTTATGTTGGTTATGATGATGGCGGACAATTGACTGAGTTCGTTCGTAAAAAACCGTATTCTATCATCTTGTTGGATGAGATCGAAAAAGCTCACCATGATATTTTCAACGTTCTTCTCCAAGTAATGGAAGAAGGGAACCTGACCGATACAAAAGGTCGTAAGGTAAACTTTAGAGACGCGATCATCATCATGACTTCTAACATCGGTGCTAAGGAAATTTCCAGCACAGTTCGTTTAGGATTCGAAGATCGTTCCGGAGAGACCGACAAGTACAAGTCTGACCAAGCTCGTGAGCAGTTGAAAAAACATTTCAACCCAGAGTTCTTGAACAGGGTGGATGAGGTCGTTTACTTCAAACCTCTCAGAAAAGAAGAGCTTATGGCGATTATGGATATCATGATCAGAGACACCAATAAGCGATTATTGGATAAAAAGATCAAGATAGACCTGACTCAAGAAGCGAAGGATCACTTCATGGATATAGGCTACGACGAGAAGTTCGGAGCACGTCCATTACGCAGAGTATTCCAACGCGAGTTAGAAGATTATATGGCAGTTCAAACTTTGAAAGGCGCTTACAAAGAGCCTACCAAGATCACAGTTGCCTTCAAAGAGGGTAAACTGGACTTCTTGGAAGAAGTTTGGACAGATTATAAACCTGCAGATCAAGGTTCCGACGGAGGAAATTCTCCGAACAATCCGGAGCGTTCCGAAGAACCTGCGCTAGTGTAA
- a CDS encoding tetratricopeptide repeat protein, giving the protein MHKGKLLLLTLILFVFSAGNSFAQSEPDYQTALAEFQKGNSEKALEIIRVLHEQGKRSYDTHYLAAFCHYNAGRNKSAATHWSEALKLKPGDPAVSVDFARYLIQAGRNSDALEIIYNSYQTNPKNREVRLLYATALLYNNKAREALYIIEKLKAEDGNDYRPLVLEAQVYFYLGSAEKAEVSLKWAQSLVPNNPNVLNNLGLVYEKAGNQEAKRGNIKKALEQLRNAKEQLESALKLKPDDEKIKGNIRRIEARINALSAG; this is encoded by the coding sequence ATGCACAAAGGAAAATTACTCCTACTTACACTGATACTATTTGTTTTTTCCGCGGGGAATAGTTTCGCTCAGAGCGAACCGGATTATCAAACAGCATTAGCGGAATTCCAAAAAGGAAATTCAGAAAAAGCTCTAGAGATCATTCGTGTACTTCACGAACAGGGAAAAAGATCTTACGATACTCATTATTTAGCCGCCTTCTGTCATTATAATGCGGGAAGAAATAAATCCGCAGCCACTCATTGGTCCGAAGCATTAAAACTAAAACCTGGAGATCCCGCCGTAAGTGTGGATTTTGCCAGATATCTGATCCAAGCAGGTAGGAATTCCGACGCATTAGAGATCATTTATAATTCTTACCAAACGAATCCTAAAAATAGAGAAGTAAGATTATTATACGCGACTGCCTTATTATATAATAATAAAGCTCGAGAAGCATTATATATTATCGAAAAACTAAAAGCGGAAGATGGGAACGATTACCGTCCTTTAGTTTTAGAAGCTCAGGTGTACTTCTATTTAGGAAGTGCGGAAAAAGCGGAAGTCAGTTTGAAATGGGCTCAGTCCTTAGTTCCTAATAATCCGAATGTATTGAACAACCTTGGATTAGTTTATGAAAAAGCAGGAAACCAAGAAGCAAAAAGAGGGAATATCAAAAAGGCTCTCGAACAATTAAGAAATGCAAAAGAACAATTGGAATCCGCGCTTAAGTTAAAACCTGACGATGAAAAAATAAAAGGTAATATCAGAAGAATAGAGGCAAGGATCAATGCCCTTTCCGCCGGCTGA